Part of the Corticium candelabrum chromosome 15, ooCorCand1.1, whole genome shotgun sequence genome, gattggcgtgtattgctaacgcagtctatgtgacggtactttcgactcagcaagcagcacttttgtacgatattgactctcctcacggtgaactggaaacatctacgcatgggaaaacagcagtgcagtggacctaccatgttcaggaagtgtagagttgactcgtagttgcatgtgttggGACTACGTACGACTcgtttcaatgcacggactctgactgctacatagacaccaaccgcgtacaatgaatttctttctcaaactaccacgctgcagatctagattctgcggtgtgctgttggcgaaacagaatgctgaaaaggagttgtgacactgcagaatattacatggcagctgagctgtctagatacgtactagaagcgaacgatgatgtcaactacgtacttcgcgcaaaacaagcaagtgcgtgaagcgatgtcgtgTGTTCCTAGCTTTCCtacctacatgcttagctaacagaattagctttatcaagctacgaaaccggatccggggtcccacgtcactatgacgttctcgaaagcgaccaggctcttctcgcactggagcaattccggtaaaagctcctcctcctcgtgtgattcacgtgcgtttagctcagcgactgcgcggaggaggctggcttgcgaggctacacacacacacacacacacacacacacacacacacacacacacacacacacacacacacacacacacacacacacacacacacacacacacacacacacacacacacacacacacacacacacacacacacacacacacacacacacacacacacacacacacacacacacacacacacacacacacacacacacacacacacacacacacacacacacacacacacacacacacacacacacacacacacacacacacacacacacacacacacacacacacacacacacacacacacacacacacacacacacacacacacacacacacacacacacacacacacacacacacacacacacacacacacacacacacacacacacacacacacacacacacacacacacacacacacacacacacacacacacacacacacacacacacacacacacacacacacacacacacacacacacacacacacacacacacacacacacacacacacacacacacacacacacacacacacacacacacacacacacacacacacacacacacacacacacacacacacacacacacacacacacacacacacacacacacacacacacacacacacacacacacacacacacacacacacacacacacacacacacacacacacacacacacacacacacacacacacacacacacacacacacacacacacacacacacacacacacacacacacacacacacacacacacacacacacacacacacacacacacacacacacacacacacacacacacacacacacacacacacacacacacacacacacacacacacacacacacacacacacacacacacacacacacacacacacacacacacacacacacacacacacacacacacacacacacacacacacacacacacacacacacacacacacacacacacacacacacacacacacacacacacacacacacacacacacacacacacacacacacacacacacgtacatatgtatgtaattAGCAGCATTCAAACTATTAATTTAAAGTTCTGCATTTTATGATCTGTGTTCCCAATCAAGTCTCGcgcagcccctccccttttcgaCATCCGGACAGCGGGACGTCGAAAAGGAGAGGGACTAGCTACTTGACTGTACAACCCCAATGAATCACGTTGCTGGCTGACTGGGTAGGGCATACAAAACAGTGAGTCGCGTAGCCGGCCATCTACTCCTTTTGTTTAATTCGGACGCGGGAGTAAAGAGGAGAAGCTGGCACATGTGTGACGTTCGCGCGCACTCTCGCGAGGACTCTAGAGGCTGTGCTGACTAGTATAGTGTAATACCAAACAACTAACGCAACAACAACGAGTGAGCAACCGCTAGGCTAGCTGACAACAGACTGACTAATCAACTCAAACAATACATCTAGCTAATTACAGGTAGAAAAAAGGCGTGTCCCAACAGGCGTGGGCGTTACATCTCACCACACGTCACACATGTATGGTATGGGTAGATTAATACCCGGATAAGAAACCCTCGATCTAGATCTCTGCGCACAAGTCTTTGAGTAGAATGTGTTCACGGGGAGAAGCTTTATTTAAAGAACACTGTATTAATTGTCACACGACGGAGAAGGCAAGATATCTAGCTAGTCGTGGCCTATACTGAGGTTGCAATTGCAATTTGAAATCCTCGTTTACTACAGGGTGGGCAACACAAGACTGGACCCAATCTCTTTGGTGTCTTGGGACGTAAGACTGGCAAATCTAAAGGATTCAAATACACTGAAGCGAATGTTAACAAAGGTATAGGGCAACGTAGGCATGATTTTTAGGCGAAAACCATATCGATTACAAAAATATTAGATCAGAGGCGTAGGATAATTTGTAAACAGTGACTGATAGTAATGCGTGGAATTTGATGGTGGCTGACATGCATCTTGAGTTTAAATTGTTCACTACAGATGGGGTTAAATATAACTAATAGAATATATTTGCATATGTTGGCTTATCGGTCTTCAATAACTTATAGTAAAAGTAGATAttatttgtgttaattaacactgaGAGAGTTGGTTTGTGTATAACCAAGATTGATCTGATTTGCCAATGAGAGTTtgctatattaattaattaaggcttGATTGAGAAATGGGAAAAAGTACTACAGGGTAAATTATATAATGTCTGCATGCTGTTATTTAATAACTTGTTGGATCTATAGTATTTTACATGAAAACTTCTGAATTCTTTTTCAGGGAAAGGAGTGAATAGATTTTAAGGTTATGATTTAGCATGGACAGTAGTGTTGCTGCATGGGCCAAGGTGGAACAGCTGTTGCGGTTATAGGCCTTATAATTAAAGACCGTATGCAGAGGACTAGACTTACCATCATGCCCTACTCAGGACTACTAGTGTGTAACACCACTAGTGAGGTGATGAGGTTTGTTTCAGAATGAGATCCCCATATGTGAGATCAAGCATGTGTAGAATTTAATTATCTCTAAgtacaaatgaaaatgtagatatacactatatatgtataagaGGTTTGATGGCAAAAGACTTGTACCCTTGGAGCtacaatttttgtttataCAAAAGCGAGTATCTGTTTTATTGAGAGAAACCAGGCACACATTCTGAAGGGGGCACAAACTGCTGGGCACACAAACGGAGCCGGATTTCTCCACCGACATAAGATGTTTTAAAAGCTTACTAAAAAAGATGTAATACCAACTCTGACATGCTAAATATAAACTGAAAGCGGGCAACTTTTAACCATCTGTAGTTTGTTTTTTGGCCTTCGGGTTGATTTGCTAGCAGCATTCTTCTTGCTGTTTCTCAGCATAATGGTCTATTGTGCAGCGTCGTAGTCCGATGGAGTATCCCTACTGATATACACCATGATCAAGTCTTGAGGCGACCCTCACACATGGTGCTTCGTAAATTGGTTTTAATAGAAGCAAGGGAAGAATAAGTTAATTGGGCAGTTGCAGTAAACTTGTGCCAGCAGAA contains:
- the LOC134190536 gene encoding cytochrome c, testis-specific-like isoform X1, which produces MCSRGEALFKEHCINCHTTEKGGQHKTGPNLFGVLGRKTGKSKGFKYTEANVNKGITWDDDTLSLFLKNPSKYIPGTKMVFSGLRDDTERGDLINYLKLSTLE